From the Bacillus sp. FJAT-22090 genome, the window AAGATTTAAAAAAAGGAACTCATATAAATGGAGTGGGCTCTTATTTGCCACATATGTTGGAAGTAGACATCACCACAATTACTAGAGCGTCAAAAATTGTAGTAGATGACCTAGAGGGTGTTAAAGATGAAGCAGGAGAATTAATGCATGCAGAAAAAATTGGGAAATGGTCATTTGACGATGTTCATGGCGAACTAGGAAAGCTTGTAAACGGTCAAATAATTGGTCGCGAAAACGAGAAGGAAATTACATTTTTTAAATCGGTAGGAGCAGCTTATTTTGATTTGGCAGTAGCAAAAGGTGTATATAATAAAGCGAAAAAACAACAAATAGGAACAGAAATAGATGTGTAAAAATGAATACGTAATAACATCTGAGGCATCCAATAATGGAAGCCTCTTTTTGTATCTTATTAATTCCTACTAAACCACTTTATTTAATTGACTAAAGAAGTCATTTCCATTATTATATCTGTTAACATACTAGTGAAACAGAAATAAATTAAATTATGAAAGGAAGTTAAATATGAAACAACAAACAGTATCAATCCTTTCAAATGAATTATGTCTCTCCGGAGTACTCCATCTTCCTTCAAACTCTGATGAACAGAAAGTTCCTCTCATTGTTATTTTACATGGATTTTTAGGTAGTAAAGTAGGAGAGCATCGAATGTTTGTGAAGGCTGCTCGTTTTTTTACTAAAAGAGGGTTTAGTGTATTCCGTTTCGATTTTAGTGGATGTGGTGAGAGCGACGGTGATTATTCTAATGTAATGGTTACAAAACAATTAAAGGAAGTACAGATTGTACTAAACTATTTATCATTGATTAAAGAAGTGGATGCCGAGAATATTACTTTGATTGGACATAGTCTAGGCGGTGCTGTAGCTTCCATTACGGCTGCTCAGGATAGACGTATTAGAAAACTAATTTTATGGTCACCAGTAGGTAAACCTTACGAAGATATTTCAAAAATTATGGGTGCAGAGACAGTTGAATTAGCGAGAGTGAATGGAAAAGTGGATTATAATGGATTCTACGTCAGTCATTTATTTTTAGAGGATCTGAAAAATCATCACCCATTAGAAGCGATTTGCTCTTATAAAGATGAAGCTCTCATCATTCATGCAAAAGAGGATGAAGACGTTCCTACAGAACATACATATAGCTATTTTGATGCGCTGCGTCAAAGAGGATGTAAAAAAGAAGTGGATAAGTATTTTGTGGAGCATGCAGATCATACCTTTTCAAGTTATGCATTGGAAGAAGAGTTATTTAATAAATCCTTTGAGTGGCTAGAAAAGTATTTGGATACTACTGAGAAAATAGCATTATAAGCAACACACTTAATTTTAAGTGTGTTCAGATGGAATAAAAAAAGCAGTTGGCTAATTAGTCTCATGTTATGTTGATTTTTAGTCATTATTTCTCTATTACCTCAAGATTATTCTTCCTGCGTGTATAGAAAATAATAAGGTAGCATTTTATTGATTTGGAGAAGCGTTCGATCGACTCCTGCGGGAAAGCGAGACAGACGCGACCCCGCACGAAGCGAGAGCTGAGGAGGAGGCTCGGCGCTCGCCCGCGGAAAGCGAGTGATAAGCTTCGGAAAACCTGTTCAAATCTATATAAAAAAATCGAGATAGTCTATATACGACCTGAACACACTTATTTGTTAAGTGTGTTTTTATTTTGCTAATAAAGGTATTTAGTATTATTGAAGTTATAAAGGCAATACTAAAAAATAGATGTTTTTGTTTAATTGACAATGCACCAACTTCGTGATAAAATTACTTTGAATTAGAGATATTTAAATTAAAGATAAATTTGGAGGGAAAATATATGAATCATTTAAAAGGCATGCATCACGTAACAGCAATTACAAGTAGTGCGGAAAAAAATTATGAATTTTTCACTTATGTATTAGGAATGCGTTTAGTAAAGAAAACGGTAAACCAAGATGATATCCAAACATATCACTTATTTTTTGCGGATGATGTTGGGGGAGCAGGTACAGATATGACCTTCTTTGACTTCCCAAATATTCCAAAAGGTACTCATGGCACAAATGAAATTTATAAAACAGCTTTCAGAGTGCCAAGTGATGCTGCATTAGACTATTGGGTTAAGCGTTTTGATCGTTTGGAAGTAAAGCATACTGGAATTGAAGAACAATTTGGAACAAAAGTGCTTTCTTTCGTAGATTTTGATGACCAACAATATCAATTAATCTCAGATGAAAATAATGAAGGAGTTGCAACAGGTACTCCATGGCAGAAAGGGCCAATTCCTTTAGAGTATGCTATTACTGGTTTAGGGCCAATTCACATTAGGATTGCTGAGTTCGATTATTTAAAAGAAGTGATGGAAAAGGTTTTATTATTTAAAGAGATTGCACAAGAGGGCTCATTCCACTTATTCGAGGTCGGAGAAGGTGGTAATGGTGCACAAGTAATCGTTGAGAAAAACATTGTTCTTCCGCCAGGTCGTCAAGGTTTTGGGACAGTTCACCATGCAGCATTCCGTGTGGAAGACCGTGAAGTATTGGAAGAGTGGATTCAACGTATGGCAAACTTCGGTTTTCAAACGTCTGGTTTTGTAGACCGCTTTTTCTTCCAATCTTTATACGCAAGAGTAGCGCCAGGCCTATTGTTCGAGTTCGCTACAGATGGTCCAGGATTCATGGGAGACGAGCCTTACGAAACACTTGGAGAAAAATTATCATTGCCTCCATTTTTAGAACCAAAACGGGAAGAGATTGAAAGTATGGTACGCCATTTCGATACTGTAAGAAGTACAAAGGAATTTGAAAAAGAATATTAATATTATCGCGCCTACTTCTATTTGCGAAGTAGGCTTTTTATCGTTTAATAAGTAATTAATACTAAATTCATAACATACTAAATATTTAGGAAAAATGACGATATAATAAATAAGTAGTTAAAAATACATAGAGAAAATCCTTATTTTCAATTAGAGGGGTTAATAAGGAAACTACGATTTTTTGTTAGCTGTCTATTACTTAGGGGGGGAAAGAATGAATATTCGTTCTAAGCTTTTTATTATTGCTATTAGTTTATTACTTATTCCGAGTTTAATAATTGGACTAAGTGGTTATTATTCAGCTAAAAACAACTTAGATGAACTGGGAGAAAAAACCCTTAAAAATAGTGTGGAGATGGCTCTTTTAGTTATCGAGTCATTAAATACTTCGGTGGAAAATGGAGATTTGACATTAGAAGAGGCGCAGGAACAGGCAAAACAATATTTACTCGGAGATTTACAAAGTGATGGTACTCGAACAATAACATCTAAAGTAGATTTAGGTATGAATGGATATTTTGTCGTTTATGGAACAGATGGATTAGAAATCGCTCATCCTTCATTAGAGGGAGAAAATGTTTGGGATAAACAAGATGTAGACGGAAATTATTTTGTTCAGGAAATGATCGAAGTTGCACAATCTGGTGGTGGTTTCACTCAATATAAATGGGATTTACCAAATCAACCAGGAACGATAGCTCCTAAAATTACGTATAATGCGCTGGATCCTAATTGGGGATGGGTAATCAGTGCAGGGACTTATATGAAAGCGTTTAATGAAGGTACGAATAATATTATTTTCACTATCCTAATAACACTGGCAATTAGTGCATTGATTGGTATTGTTGTAATCTATTTATTTTCTAGACATCTTGGTATACCTATACAAAGAATCGCTCAAAGTGTTACACAAATTGCCGAGCAAGACTTATCTACTGAAAGTATAAAGATAAAAAATAGAGATGAACTTGGTCATTTAGCTATTGGAATAAATACAATGGCAACCAATTTGAAAGAAGTGATTGCGTCTGTTTCCAATTCGGCACAGCAAGTAGCTGCAACATCCGAACAGCTTACTGCTAGCAGTGAACAGACAAGTAGAGCTTCGGAGGAAATCACAGAATCTATTCAACAAATTTCTTCTGGTCAGGAAAGTCAATTAGTTGGAATAGAGGAAGCTAAAAACTCTGCTTCGTATATCTCTACAAGTATTACAGAAATAGCGAAAAATATTAAGGAATTAAACGAACTATCCATCGCAACGTCTAAAGATTCATTAGCAGGTAATGAGGTTATAAGGCAAACAGTAGAACAAATGATGCAAATTAATAATCAAAGTTCGGTAACGACCGAATCTATGGTGCTTTTAGAAAATAAATCACAAGAAATCGGCGAGATTATTAATGTAATAACTGGTATCGCAGAGCAAACAAATTTACTAGCTTTAAATGCAGCTATAGAAGCGGCTAGAGCAGGAGAACATGGTAAGGGGTTTGCAGTTGTAGCGGATGAAGTAAGAAAACTAGCGGAAGAATCCGGGAACGCAGCTAAAAATATATCTTCTTTAATCGGTGAAATTCAGTTAAATACGAAGCATACTGTCCAAACTGCTAACGAAGGAAAAGTAGTGATAGAAAGTGG encodes:
- a CDS encoding alpha/beta hydrolase is translated as MKQQTVSILSNELCLSGVLHLPSNSDEQKVPLIVILHGFLGSKVGEHRMFVKAARFFTKRGFSVFRFDFSGCGESDGDYSNVMVTKQLKEVQIVLNYLSLIKEVDAENITLIGHSLGGAVASITAAQDRRIRKLILWSPVGKPYEDISKIMGAETVELARVNGKVDYNGFYVSHLFLEDLKNHHPLEAICSYKDEALIIHAKEDEDVPTEHTYSYFDALRQRGCKKEVDKYFVEHADHTFSSYALEEELFNKSFEWLEKYLDTTEKIAL
- a CDS encoding methyl-accepting chemotaxis protein; translation: MNIRSKLFIIAISLLLIPSLIIGLSGYYSAKNNLDELGEKTLKNSVEMALLVIESLNTSVENGDLTLEEAQEQAKQYLLGDLQSDGTRTITSKVDLGMNGYFVVYGTDGLEIAHPSLEGENVWDKQDVDGNYFVQEMIEVAQSGGGFTQYKWDLPNQPGTIAPKITYNALDPNWGWVISAGTYMKAFNEGTNNIIFTILITLAISALIGIVVIYLFSRHLGIPIQRIAQSVTQIAEQDLSTESIKIKNRDELGHLAIGINTMATNLKEVIASVSNSAQQVAATSEQLTASSEQTSRASEEITESIQQISSGQESQLVGIEEAKNSASYISTSITEIAKNIKELNELSIATSKDSLAGNEVIRQTVEQMMQINNQSSVTTESMVLLENKSQEIGEIINVITGIAEQTNLLALNAAIEAARAGEHGKGFAVVADEVRKLAEESGNAAKNISSLIGEIQLNTKHTVQTANEGKVVIESGMSYVSNAGKTFEKIAEDVNLINNKLSIISEEIQEINSNTEVLVNEVNKTKEVTEQSTSYTQNVAAAAEEQYASMVEMTAASRSLAEMSEQLQDIVSEFKLAK
- a CDS encoding ring-cleaving dioxygenase — translated: MNHLKGMHHVTAITSSAEKNYEFFTYVLGMRLVKKTVNQDDIQTYHLFFADDVGGAGTDMTFFDFPNIPKGTHGTNEIYKTAFRVPSDAALDYWVKRFDRLEVKHTGIEEQFGTKVLSFVDFDDQQYQLISDENNEGVATGTPWQKGPIPLEYAITGLGPIHIRIAEFDYLKEVMEKVLLFKEIAQEGSFHLFEVGEGGNGAQVIVEKNIVLPPGRQGFGTVHHAAFRVEDREVLEEWIQRMANFGFQTSGFVDRFFFQSLYARVAPGLLFEFATDGPGFMGDEPYETLGEKLSLPPFLEPKREEIESMVRHFDTVRSTKEFEKEY